One genomic segment of Vulgatibacter sp. includes these proteins:
- a CDS encoding tetratricopeptide repeat protein, protein MNLRRTVVSILAATLLPSTALAQAPGRDAFARGQASLEAGDAAAARAAFEEAAAASRGWLLPRLELAELAVQRRERLAEERAALLEAAGADSDVPRVHRLLAELAELQGDDAAAAESWGAAIERMPYDHDLKQRRAAVLFRLGRFGEAATDWERVVRARPDEPHLRAQLADALEQVGRHEDARTHLDAAIRLLPGREAPVRRLARFLERRGEKREAAALHAQADRLRARPQQQQRNLRPLLPSKR, encoded by the coding sequence GTGAACCTTCGTCGCACCGTCGTCTCGATCCTCGCCGCAACGCTCCTCCCCTCCACCGCGCTCGCGCAGGCTCCGGGCCGCGACGCCTTCGCCCGGGGCCAGGCCTCCCTCGAGGCTGGCGACGCCGCCGCTGCCCGGGCTGCCTTCGAGGAGGCAGCGGCAGCCTCCCGCGGCTGGCTCCTGCCCCGGCTCGAGCTGGCGGAGCTCGCCGTGCAGCGGCGGGAGCGGCTCGCGGAGGAGCGGGCCGCGCTCCTCGAAGCGGCTGGCGCCGATTCGGACGTGCCCCGGGTCCACCGCCTCCTCGCCGAGCTCGCCGAGCTGCAGGGGGACGATGCCGCCGCCGCCGAATCCTGGGGCGCGGCGATCGAGCGCATGCCCTACGACCACGATCTGAAGCAGCGGCGCGCCGCCGTGCTCTTCCGGCTCGGGCGCTTCGGCGAAGCCGCGACGGATTGGGAGCGGGTGGTGCGGGCGCGCCCCGACGAGCCGCACCTGCGGGCCCAGCTCGCCGACGCCCTCGAGCAGGTGGGGCGCCACGAGGACGCGCGCACCCACCTCGACGCTGCGATCCGCCTCCTGCCCGGCAGGGAGGCGCCGGTGCGCAGGCTCGCCCGCTTCCTCGAGCGGCGGGGCGAGAAGCGGGAGGCCGCGGCGCTCCACGCGCAGGCCGACAGGCTCCGCGCCCGCCCGCAGCAGCAGCAGCGCAACCTGCGGCCGCTCCTGCCCTCGAAGCGTTAA
- a CDS encoding sensor histidine kinase produces MAEREREERGEDETRELVRAALEAAGIAAVLSDQAGELLGVTPAAQALLGDAALARNEDDLLARIAARAAEPKSLADLREQAEAGGARIAIMEDGALRLERREIPEGLHLWLVAHEEDGEGVRRRQEILGIASHDMRSPLANIRSYAGMILGGKGPPLDPRIKRAAQVIAKNADRGLRLVDDIIDLRRADEKQLTLERTNVPLEEVLRLAFEEVRTAATDKGVRLAWSAQDGLPILSVDEDKMRRAVRALLEAAVRRTPTDAEVRLIAEARSSEIFIAVEDDGDRPSVQEAALAFDRDHQTITTRKLTAGISVALAQEVVRAHGGRVGCVPRGNVGAMFYLVLPR; encoded by the coding sequence TTGGCCGAACGCGAACGGGAAGAACGGGGCGAGGACGAGACCCGGGAGCTGGTGCGGGCGGCGCTCGAAGCCGCTGGCATCGCTGCCGTGCTCTCCGACCAGGCCGGCGAGCTGCTCGGCGTGACGCCGGCGGCGCAGGCCCTGCTCGGCGACGCGGCCCTCGCCCGCAACGAGGACGATCTGCTCGCGCGCATCGCCGCCAGGGCGGCGGAGCCGAAGAGCCTCGCCGACCTGCGGGAACAGGCGGAGGCGGGCGGCGCGCGGATCGCAATCATGGAGGACGGCGCCCTGCGCCTGGAGCGGCGGGAGATCCCCGAGGGGCTGCACCTCTGGCTCGTCGCCCACGAGGAGGACGGCGAAGGGGTGCGCAGGCGGCAGGAGATCCTCGGGATCGCCAGCCACGACATGCGCTCGCCGCTGGCGAACATCCGCTCCTACGCCGGGATGATCCTGGGCGGCAAGGGACCGCCCCTCGATCCGCGGATCAAGCGGGCGGCGCAGGTGATCGCCAAGAACGCCGACCGCGGCCTGCGGCTGGTGGACGACATCATCGACCTCCGCCGCGCCGACGAGAAGCAGCTCACCCTGGAGCGGACCAACGTGCCGCTCGAGGAGGTGCTCCGCCTCGCCTTCGAGGAGGTGCGCACCGCCGCCACGGACAAGGGCGTGCGGCTCGCCTGGTCGGCGCAGGACGGCCTGCCGATCCTCTCGGTGGACGAGGACAAGATGCGGCGCGCGGTGCGGGCGCTCCTCGAGGCAGCGGTGCGGCGCACGCCCACCGACGCCGAGGTCCGCCTGATCGCGGAGGCCCGGAGCTCCGAGATCTTCATCGCGGTGGAGGACGACGGCGACAGGCCCAGCGTGCAGGAGGCGGCGCTGGCCTTCGACCGGGACCACCAGACGATCACCACCCGCAAGCTCACCGCGGGCATCTCGGTGGCGCTGGCGCAGGAGGTGGTCCGCGCCCACGGCGGCAGGGTCGGCTGCGTGCCCCGCGGCAACGTCGGCGCGATGTTCTACCTCGTGCTGCCGCGTTAA
- a CDS encoding endonuclease MutS2 produces MAHAIVPASTLRDLGWSQITEALAARTSTVRGHERALTLPFLDRKDEIELSLSRIDEARELLRKELSLPVSGAADVRDALSYAQKSAILEATQLVAVARLIRAAARVRSFLHAHRAEAPLLAAMGHELPEATPLASRIETAFEQSGRLKDSASGMLASLRDKARSLHHQIKGRLEEIMGEREFKEWMRDEYVSIRNDRYVVPINASYQSKVPGIVHNASNSGQTLFIEPQQIVGLGNELSIAESMAAEEERRVLQELSADVGDRAGELFQALEILGQLDLVEAQAKLAYDLEANRPLLGEGRASFSFKAARHPLLVLQGKRVVANDVSLSPGQKALVISGPNAGGKTVTLTTVGLCALLVRAGMPVPAEAGSTVPLYSSIHSAIGDDQDLAKDLSTFSAHLTTLRGILESAREGSLVLVDEIAADTDPREGAALAGAVLHELVGKLAQVLVTTHLEELKAIGLADERFANARVGLDPKTLAPTFRLELGAAGVSSALEIAARVGLPAQVLERAKHNLHGGSALSTALEKLEAERRAAELERRSAAQVRSDLEQAKAAAAAARVEAEVARREAEARVREELREEVEKARREVGELIAKLTAQKNVGDAVRGQKKLQEWAEELQRESAKAKARGQAVREVGGGPVPREIRPGTRVNVASLGREAEVVELYKDEALVAMGLLKTRVKRDELTPLPGKVAVPGGNRKSFRGGAKPTVQAGEAVAAAAITAPEARCDVRGLRAEDAVREIELFLDRAYSEGPGQLLIVHGHGTGALKKSIREALEASPYVATFRGGDRHEGGDGVTVVDLRA; encoded by the coding sequence ATGGCCCACGCGATCGTTCCTGCCAGCACCTTGCGCGACCTCGGCTGGTCGCAGATCACCGAGGCCCTCGCCGCCCGCACCTCCACCGTGCGGGGACACGAGCGGGCCCTCACCCTGCCCTTCCTCGATCGCAAGGACGAGATCGAGCTCTCGCTCTCGCGCATCGACGAGGCGCGGGAGCTCCTGCGCAAGGAGCTCTCCCTTCCGGTCTCCGGCGCAGCGGACGTCCGCGACGCCCTCTCGTACGCGCAGAAGAGCGCGATCCTCGAGGCGACGCAGCTGGTGGCGGTGGCGCGGCTCATCCGCGCCGCGGCGCGGGTCCGCTCCTTCCTCCACGCGCACCGCGCCGAGGCGCCGCTCCTGGCGGCGATGGGACACGAGCTCCCCGAGGCGACGCCGCTCGCCTCGCGGATCGAGACCGCCTTCGAGCAGTCGGGCCGCCTCAAGGACAGCGCGTCGGGGATGCTCGCCTCGCTGCGTGACAAGGCGCGTTCGCTCCACCACCAGATCAAGGGCCGCCTCGAAGAGATCATGGGCGAGCGCGAGTTCAAGGAGTGGATGCGCGACGAATACGTCTCGATCCGCAACGACCGCTACGTGGTGCCGATCAACGCCTCGTACCAGTCGAAGGTGCCGGGCATCGTCCACAACGCCTCCAACTCGGGGCAGACGCTCTTCATCGAACCCCAGCAGATCGTCGGCCTCGGCAACGAGCTCTCCATCGCCGAGTCGATGGCAGCGGAGGAGGAGCGCCGCGTGCTGCAGGAGCTCTCCGCCGACGTGGGCGATCGCGCCGGCGAATTGTTCCAGGCCCTCGAGATCCTCGGGCAACTCGATCTGGTCGAGGCGCAGGCGAAGCTCGCCTACGATCTCGAGGCGAACCGCCCCCTGCTCGGCGAGGGGCGCGCGTCCTTCTCGTTCAAGGCGGCCCGCCACCCGCTGCTCGTGCTCCAGGGCAAGCGCGTCGTCGCCAACGACGTCTCCCTCTCCCCCGGGCAGAAGGCCCTCGTCATCTCCGGCCCCAACGCCGGCGGCAAGACGGTGACCCTGACCACGGTGGGGCTCTGCGCCCTGCTGGTCCGCGCCGGCATGCCCGTCCCCGCCGAGGCGGGGAGCACGGTGCCGCTCTACTCGTCGATCCACTCGGCGATCGGCGACGACCAGGATCTGGCGAAGGATCTCTCCACCTTCTCCGCGCACCTCACCACCCTGCGCGGGATCCTCGAGAGCGCCCGGGAAGGGAGCCTCGTCCTCGTCGACGAGATCGCGGCGGATACCGATCCCCGCGAGGGCGCCGCGCTCGCAGGCGCGGTGCTCCACGAGCTGGTGGGCAAACTGGCGCAGGTCCTCGTCACCACCCACCTCGAGGAGCTCAAGGCGATCGGGCTCGCCGACGAGCGCTTCGCCAACGCGCGCGTGGGTCTCGATCCGAAGACCCTGGCGCCCACCTTCCGCCTCGAGCTCGGCGCTGCAGGTGTCTCCAGCGCGCTGGAGATCGCGGCGCGGGTGGGGCTGCCCGCCCAGGTCCTCGAGCGGGCCAAGCACAACCTCCACGGCGGCAGCGCCCTCTCCACCGCCCTCGAGAAGCTCGAGGCGGAGCGCCGGGCAGCGGAGCTGGAGCGCCGCTCGGCGGCGCAGGTGCGCAGCGACCTCGAGCAGGCGAAGGCCGCTGCTGCAGCGGCCCGCGTCGAGGCCGAGGTCGCCCGCCGCGAGGCGGAGGCCCGGGTCCGCGAGGAGCTGCGCGAGGAGGTGGAGAAGGCACGCCGGGAGGTCGGCGAGCTGATCGCGAAGCTCACCGCCCAGAAGAACGTCGGCGACGCGGTCCGCGGCCAGAAGAAGCTCCAGGAGTGGGCCGAGGAGCTGCAGCGCGAGAGCGCGAAGGCGAAGGCCCGGGGCCAGGCGGTGCGAGAGGTGGGCGGCGGCCCGGTGCCGCGGGAGATCCGCCCGGGCACCCGCGTGAACGTCGCCTCCCTCGGCCGCGAGGCGGAGGTGGTGGAGCTCTACAAGGACGAGGCGCTGGTGGCGATGGGCCTCCTGAAGACCCGCGTGAAGCGGGACGAGCTCACCCCGCTGCCGGGGAAGGTCGCCGTGCCCGGCGGCAACCGGAAGAGCTTCCGCGGGGGAGCGAAGCCCACGGTGCAGGCGGGCGAGGCGGTGGCCGCTGCGGCGATCACCGCGCCGGAGGCGCGCTGCGACGTGCGTGGCCTCCGGGCCGAGGACGCCGTGCGCGAGATCGAGCTCTTCCTCGACCGGGCCTACAGCGAGGGGCCCGGCCAGCTCCTCATCGTCCACGGGCACGGCACCGGCGCGCTCAAGAAGTCGATCCGCGAGGCGCTCGAAGCCTCGCCCTACGTGGCGACCTTCCGCGGCGGCGATCGCCACGAGGGTGGCGACGGTGTGACCGTGGTCGATTTGCGGGCGTAG
- a CDS encoding AsmA family protein codes for MADTTTQAPRKGSGVLRALLIALAAVAALLVVGVVALVVLVDSEAVASRVRDRVLPQVSERIGRDVTVGPIDVSILPIPTVRLDELRVEGVGEQPLVAAESARARLDVWTLITSLGKEIRLESIELRGAETNLVKLADGTWGFQEILDRLEQQRALEEPKQGAGRQVVIDRIRIEDGTVRVIDRSAPGGTAVAELQGIEATAKNVGPGEPMALDLRAALQSETPNLRAQLQVDPLPADFGALGPGTWPVVTGSLSVRDAPLGALRNLLPAGLDQVTTGGLVQLQGNVATEGEKYVATGTGELRELQLRGEPAQGGFGFTATVDPQTKALQLGLRDIEVKGPGIDLGGTASLRTGPTRFEFALAGPLLDLDTLMGVLPEKPETEKQPPEQGPIVPDSVRSGLAQAQGSGTLQIDRLVSGKLTATDVQAEATLQGGELKLEQAQAKFYGGTVKADGTSANLVAVVPTWELDAEMAGVQLQQAMEAISGSAPLAGTLDSDVNLVGAGVDWEALRDALTGAAALGMKDGRLATIDLEQAVSSSLVQGLRDLGQRVGQVPVDDVVGTTLRDLHTRVKVDDGWMVLQQPITVNTGFGKVQLDGRIGLDWALDLDGTAQLSPDFVAQLTGGSLRPSAPVAVPLQLGGTLRDPAVAGLDGEAVARSLLPTGQVERRVEKEVERGKEKARREAQKQVEDALRGRF; via the coding sequence ATGGCCGACACGACGACGCAGGCTCCACGCAAAGGCAGCGGCGTGCTCCGGGCGCTGCTCATCGCCCTCGCAGCGGTGGCGGCGCTCCTCGTCGTCGGCGTGGTGGCGCTGGTGGTGCTGGTCGACTCGGAGGCGGTGGCGTCCCGGGTCCGCGACCGGGTGCTCCCACAGGTGAGCGAGCGGATCGGCAGGGACGTGACGGTGGGGCCGATCGACGTCTCCATCCTGCCGATCCCGACGGTGCGGCTCGACGAGCTGCGGGTCGAGGGCGTGGGCGAGCAGCCCCTCGTCGCAGCGGAGAGCGCCCGCGCCCGCCTCGACGTGTGGACCCTGATCACCTCCCTCGGCAAGGAGATCCGCCTCGAGAGCATCGAGCTGCGGGGGGCGGAGACCAACCTGGTGAAGCTCGCCGACGGCACCTGGGGCTTCCAGGAGATCCTCGACCGCCTCGAGCAGCAGCGCGCGCTGGAGGAACCGAAGCAGGGCGCCGGGCGGCAGGTGGTCATCGACCGGATCCGGATCGAGGACGGCACCGTGCGCGTGATCGATCGCAGCGCCCCCGGCGGCACCGCGGTGGCGGAGCTGCAGGGGATCGAGGCGACCGCGAAGAACGTGGGGCCCGGCGAGCCGATGGCGCTCGATCTGCGCGCGGCGCTGCAGTCGGAGACCCCCAACCTGCGGGCGCAGCTCCAGGTCGATCCGCTCCCCGCCGACTTCGGCGCGCTCGGTCCCGGCACCTGGCCGGTGGTCACCGGTTCCTTGAGCGTGCGCGACGCGCCCCTGGGCGCGCTGCGGAACCTGCTGCCCGCCGGCCTCGACCAGGTCACCACCGGCGGCCTCGTGCAGCTGCAGGGCAACGTCGCCACCGAGGGCGAGAAATACGTGGCCACCGGCACCGGCGAGCTGCGGGAGCTGCAGCTGCGCGGCGAGCCGGCGCAGGGCGGCTTCGGCTTCACCGCCACGGTGGATCCGCAGACGAAGGCGCTGCAGCTCGGCCTGCGCGACATCGAGGTGAAGGGGCCGGGGATCGACCTCGGCGGCACCGCCTCGCTGCGCACCGGCCCGACCCGCTTCGAGTTCGCGCTGGCAGGCCCCCTCCTCGATCTCGACACGCTGATGGGCGTGCTCCCCGAGAAGCCGGAGACGGAGAAGCAGCCGCCCGAGCAGGGGCCGATCGTGCCCGACTCGGTGCGCAGCGGCCTCGCGCAGGCGCAGGGGAGCGGCACCCTGCAGATCGATCGGCTGGTGAGCGGCAAGCTCACCGCCACCGACGTGCAGGCGGAGGCGACGCTGCAGGGTGGCGAGCTGAAGCTCGAGCAGGCGCAGGCGAAGTTCTACGGCGGCACGGTGAAGGCGGACGGCACCTCGGCCAACCTCGTGGCGGTGGTGCCGACCTGGGAGCTCGACGCCGAGATGGCCGGCGTGCAGCTGCAGCAGGCGATGGAGGCGATCTCCGGCTCGGCGCCGCTGGCGGGCACCCTCGACAGCGACGTGAACCTGGTGGGCGCCGGCGTCGACTGGGAGGCGCTGCGTGATGCGCTCACCGGCGCTGCGGCGCTCGGGATGAAGGACGGCAGGCTCGCCACCATCGACCTCGAGCAGGCGGTCTCGAGCTCGCTCGTGCAGGGCTTGCGGGATCTGGGGCAGCGCGTGGGCCAGGTCCCGGTCGACGACGTGGTCGGCACCACCCTCCGCGATCTCCACACCCGGGTGAAGGTCGACGACGGCTGGATGGTGCTGCAGCAGCCGATCACCGTGAACACGGGCTTCGGCAAGGTGCAGCTCGACGGCAGGATCGGCCTCGACTGGGCCCTCGACCTCGACGGCACCGCCCAGCTCTCGCCGGACTTCGTGGCGCAGCTCACCGGCGGCTCGCTCCGGCCCTCGGCGCCGGTGGCGGTGCCGCTGCAGCTCGGCGGCACCCTGCGGGATCCGGCGGTGGCCGGCCTCGACGGCGAGGCGGTGGCGAGGTCGCTGCTGCCCACCGGCCAGGTGGAGCGGCGGGTGGAGAAGGAGGTCGAGCGGGGCAAGGAGAAGGCCCGCCGCGAGGCGCAGAAGCAGGTGGAGGACGCGCTGCGCGGCAGGTTCTGA
- a CDS encoding choice-of-anchor D domain-containing protein, protein MRRTLVCALVVAVALAASGCGSANTCEGTCGGGGGQGGEPGIVAGGAAIPDPSGAADYVLFFGDVATGERAVATFPLENVGATNRLIHVGEIASPFGLSGGPTMLPSGGTGALEFTYAPGIAARHEATVAIDDGDRSFSVRLTGRSEPGALDCPERISFDADVGVEATTTVTCTNVRAVPFGLRAAVDAPFAVTPEQAAVEPTKTVDLELAWTPDAAGSSTGTLRLEDTTGRELAVVEIAGTAYAGPRFSCDAGPFDFGFQAIGMQPERLTIHCTNTGDRAAASIATTSDDPAFVATGPAGAVDAGASFPVEVAFAPSAEGSRSGTVAIESTPPGGSAEVPVVGFGRQLAPCAMALSPTALRFPRVAPGQIVALDLELINDAPHACAVRGLQLVDGSGAFSMPEDVPANFDLDAGRRVRFPVTFSPTAEGEFAAAVEMRVSDPAQEQRSLPIAAVAGDTCLQFEPAVVDFGMVRQGCSASRSVAIQNTCTWPVRILGVDPLHASEPQSPGAGFSFDPAVVLPATLAAAGTRNFELGYANRIHGAENGGLVLDVGQEGELFLPMRGAGDPDFERTDNFTAGARKLDVLFVVDNTADAATVQQALVSHVQAFLSRAQADGVDWQLGITTAGFGTGGPGCSGTVNGAEGGRLFPVNRSSDRILTPRVTGYDALFDSYLQAGTCQSTARAFDAAVRALSPGVIDVLDVVATPEPLDGNLGFLRADAHLAVIFVMAADDESGTGIAATYNFLAGVKGVDHPELLSVHVLAPGTSCGGFDPAGTRLEGLVAVTDGAVVDACAADVPMAQQLGAAAASWPTAFLLEALPEDKNADGVIDDRGTSPDLVVLVDGEPVPSRNLAGDVVWDFNSALGSVRFRVPLAAGQQVEVRYAEDCR, encoded by the coding sequence ATGCGCAGGACCCTCGTATGTGCCCTCGTCGTTGCCGTCGCCCTGGCAGCGTCAGGATGTGGCAGCGCCAATACCTGTGAGGGAACCTGCGGCGGTGGCGGAGGGCAGGGGGGCGAGCCGGGCATCGTTGCCGGGGGCGCTGCGATCCCCGACCCCTCGGGCGCCGCGGACTACGTCCTCTTCTTCGGCGACGTGGCCACCGGCGAGCGCGCCGTCGCCACCTTTCCGCTGGAGAACGTCGGAGCGACCAACCGCCTGATCCACGTCGGCGAGATCGCCTCGCCCTTCGGCCTCTCCGGCGGGCCGACGATGCTCCCGTCCGGCGGAACCGGCGCCCTCGAGTTCACCTACGCGCCCGGCATCGCCGCCCGGCACGAGGCGACGGTGGCGATCGACGACGGCGATCGGAGCTTCTCGGTGCGCCTGACCGGGCGCTCGGAGCCGGGGGCCCTAGACTGTCCCGAGCGGATCAGCTTCGATGCGGACGTCGGTGTCGAGGCGACGACGACCGTCACCTGCACCAACGTGCGCGCGGTGCCCTTCGGCCTGCGGGCCGCGGTCGACGCGCCCTTCGCCGTGACGCCCGAGCAGGCGGCGGTGGAGCCGACGAAGACGGTCGATCTGGAGCTGGCCTGGACGCCGGACGCCGCAGGGAGCAGCACCGGCACGCTGCGCCTCGAGGACACCACCGGCAGGGAGCTGGCTGTGGTGGAGATCGCCGGCACGGCCTACGCGGGCCCGCGCTTCTCCTGCGACGCCGGCCCCTTCGACTTCGGCTTCCAGGCCATCGGGATGCAGCCCGAGCGCCTCACCATCCATTGCACCAACACGGGCGATCGCGCGGCGGCTTCGATCGCCACCACCTCCGACGATCCGGCGTTCGTCGCCACCGGCCCTGCGGGCGCCGTGGACGCCGGCGCCTCCTTCCCGGTCGAGGTGGCCTTCGCTCCGTCGGCGGAGGGGAGCCGCAGCGGCACGGTGGCGATCGAGTCGACGCCGCCCGGGGGGAGCGCGGAGGTGCCGGTGGTGGGATTCGGCAGGCAGCTGGCCCCCTGCGCGATGGCACTTTCGCCGACCGCGCTCCGCTTTCCGCGCGTGGCGCCGGGCCAGATCGTCGCCCTCGACCTCGAGCTGATCAACGACGCCCCCCACGCCTGCGCCGTCCGCGGCCTCCAGCTGGTGGACGGGAGCGGCGCCTTCTCGATGCCGGAGGACGTGCCCGCCAACTTCGACCTCGACGCGGGCAGGCGGGTGCGCTTCCCCGTCACCTTCTCGCCGACGGCAGAGGGTGAGTTCGCCGCCGCGGTGGAGATGCGGGTCTCCGATCCCGCGCAGGAGCAGCGCTCCCTGCCCATCGCCGCGGTCGCCGGCGATACCTGCCTGCAGTTCGAGCCGGCGGTCGTCGACTTCGGGATGGTGCGGCAGGGCTGCAGCGCCAGCCGGTCGGTCGCGATCCAGAACACCTGCACCTGGCCGGTGCGGATCCTCGGCGTGGATCCACTCCACGCGTCGGAACCGCAGAGCCCGGGCGCCGGCTTCTCGTTCGATCCCGCCGTGGTCCTCCCCGCCACCCTGGCAGCTGCAGGGACCCGAAACTTCGAGCTGGGCTACGCCAACCGGATCCACGGCGCGGAGAACGGCGGCCTCGTCCTCGACGTGGGGCAGGAGGGGGAGCTCTTCCTGCCGATGCGCGGCGCCGGCGACCCCGACTTCGAGCGCACCGACAACTTCACCGCGGGCGCGCGCAAGCTCGACGTGCTCTTCGTCGTCGACAACACCGCCGACGCCGCCACCGTGCAGCAGGCCCTCGTCTCCCACGTGCAGGCCTTCCTCTCCCGTGCGCAGGCCGACGGCGTCGACTGGCAGCTCGGCATCACCACCGCCGGCTTCGGCACCGGCGGGCCGGGCTGCAGCGGCACCGTGAACGGCGCGGAAGGGGGCCGACTCTTCCCGGTAAACCGCAGCTCGGATCGGATCCTCACCCCGCGGGTGACCGGCTACGACGCCCTCTTCGATTCCTACCTGCAGGCCGGCACCTGCCAGAGCACCGCGAGGGCCTTCGACGCTGCGGTGCGGGCGCTCTCGCCCGGCGTGATCGACGTGCTGGACGTGGTCGCCACCCCCGAGCCCCTCGACGGCAACCTGGGCTTCCTCCGGGCCGACGCCCACCTCGCGGTGATCTTCGTGATGGCGGCGGACGACGAGAGCGGCACCGGGATCGCCGCCACCTACAACTTCCTCGCCGGCGTGAAGGGCGTGGACCACCCCGAGCTCCTCTCGGTCCACGTGCTCGCGCCCGGCACCTCGTGTGGCGGGTTCGATCCTGCAGGCACCCGCCTCGAGGGGCTGGTGGCGGTGACCGACGGCGCCGTGGTCGACGCCTGCGCCGCCGACGTGCCCATGGCGCAGCAACTCGGCGCCGCTGCCGCCTCCTGGCCCACGGCCTTCCTCCTCGAGGCGCTCCCCGAGGACAAGAATGCCGACGGCGTGATCGACGACCGCGGCACCTCGCCCGATCTGGTCGTGCTCGTGGACGGGGAGCCGGTGCCGAGCCGGAACCTCGCCGGCGACGTGGTCTGGGATTTCAACTCGGCCCTGGGCAGCGTGCGCTTCCGCGTGCCGCTCGCAGCGGGCCAGCAGGTCGAGGTCCGCTACGCCGAGGATTGCCGCTGA